A region of Myxococcales bacterium DNA encodes the following proteins:
- a CDS encoding DUF2330 domain-containing protein, translating to MKKSAFVSTAVALALGATLLASPQPAAAFCGFYVGGADAKLFNNATQVALMREGTRTVLSMQNNYEGPAANFAMVVPVPVILQKENVKTLPKDIFEKLDKLAAPRLVEYWERDPCEVEREYESMAAPVTGIPLAAPASAAKKADLGVTVEAQFTVGEYEIVILSAKDAGGLDTWLRQQKYSIPPGAEPYFRPYVQQGSKFFVAKVDATKVTFDKGMANLSPLRFHYDSEKFALPVRLGLMNANGPQDLIVHVLARNTRYEVANYPNVTIPTNLDVAENARESFGAFYTSLFDRTVARSPRAVVTEYAWDAGSCDPCPLPALTFNELATLGADVIDTAGTPAPALAPAPARPTPRPPSALPGKPGPIMPGRPTRRGGLGGFVITRLHARYTKESLGEDLVFRAAPAIMGGREQRGAGGRLEERSQPSPYANNFQARYAVRHPWTGPIACEHPQRGRWGGPPSGITGDPRPKPALGLAFAPRNMQLASFLRSDAPELGVTAAGALVSGVGPTGVSAPGPTPGPSVDAGPTPGADADAATPSADSTPKKQGCGGCAAGSTDGATGALSLTGLAWLVGLARRRRSAR from the coding sequence ATGAAGAAGTCCGCGTTCGTCTCCACCGCCGTCGCGCTCGCCCTCGGGGCGACCCTGCTCGCGAGTCCCCAGCCGGCCGCCGCGTTCTGCGGCTTCTACGTGGGCGGCGCGGACGCGAAGCTCTTCAACAACGCGACGCAGGTCGCGCTCATGCGGGAGGGCACGCGCACCGTGCTCTCCATGCAGAACAACTACGAGGGCCCCGCCGCGAACTTCGCGATGGTCGTGCCCGTCCCGGTCATCCTGCAGAAGGAGAACGTCAAGACGCTCCCGAAGGACATCTTCGAGAAGCTCGACAAGCTCGCGGCACCGAGGCTCGTCGAGTACTGGGAGCGGGACCCTTGCGAGGTGGAGCGAGAGTACGAGTCCATGGCGGCGCCAGTGACCGGGATTCCGCTAGCGGCCCCGGCCTCCGCCGCGAAGAAGGCCGACCTCGGCGTCACCGTCGAGGCGCAGTTCACCGTCGGCGAGTACGAGATCGTCATCCTCTCGGCGAAGGACGCCGGTGGCCTCGACACCTGGCTTCGACAGCAGAAGTACTCGATCCCGCCGGGCGCGGAGCCGTACTTCCGCCCCTATGTGCAGCAAGGGAGCAAGTTCTTCGTCGCCAAGGTCGACGCCACCAAGGTCACGTTCGACAAGGGCATGGCGAACCTGTCGCCCCTTCGGTTTCACTACGACTCCGAGAAGTTCGCGCTGCCCGTGCGGCTCGGCCTCATGAACGCGAACGGGCCCCAAGATCTGATCGTCCACGTGCTCGCCAGGAACACCCGCTACGAGGTCGCGAACTACCCGAACGTGACCATCCCCACGAACCTCGACGTGGCCGAGAACGCCCGCGAGTCGTTCGGTGCATTCTACACGTCGCTCTTCGATCGCACGGTCGCGAGGAGCCCGAGAGCCGTCGTCACCGAGTACGCCTGGGATGCGGGGTCGTGCGATCCGTGCCCGCTGCCCGCGCTCACGTTCAACGAGCTGGCGACCCTCGGCGCCGACGTGATCGACACGGCCGGCACCCCGGCACCGGCTCTTGCCCCTGCTCCTGCGCGCCCGACGCCGCGGCCTCCCAGCGCGCTGCCGGGCAAGCCCGGCCCGATCATGCCCGGCCGCCCGACGCGCCGCGGCGGGCTTGGCGGCTTCGTGATCACGCGCCTCCACGCCCGCTACACGAAGGAGTCGCTGGGCGAGGACCTCGTCTTCCGCGCCGCCCCGGCCATCATGGGCGGGCGCGAGCAGCGCGGCGCGGGAGGCCGCCTGGAGGAGCGCTCGCAACCGAGCCCGTACGCGAACAATTTCCAGGCGCGCTACGCCGTGCGGCACCCCTGGACGGGCCCCATCGCGTGCGAGCACCCGCAGCGAGGTCGCTGGGGTGGCCCGCCGTCGGGGATCACGGGCGACCCCCGACCGAAGCCCGCGCTGGGCCTCGCCTTCGCGCCGCGCAACATGCAGCTTGCATCTTTTCTTCGCTCCGACGCGCCCGAGCTCGGCGTGACCGCGGCGGGCGCGCTCGTGTCGGGCGTCGGCCCCACGGGCGTGAGCGCTCCCGGCCCCACGCCAGGGCCGAGCGTCGACGCAGGCCCGACCCCGGGCGCGGACGCGGACGCGGCGACGCCGAGCGCGGACTCGACGCCGAAGAAGCAGGGGTGCGGCGGGTGCGCGGCGGGCTCCACCGACGGCGCCACCGGAGCGCTCTCGCTGACGGGCCTCGCCTGGCTCGTCGGGCTCGCGCGGCGACGGCGAAGCGCGCGGTGA
- a CDS encoding MBL fold metallo-hydrolase encodes MTEVVACEKIHKLPDGQLTLLGAWRTVTGAMSHVELGGRAVLVDCGAPQGRDARGFRMPDAARDVSAVVLTHGHNDHVGSLPALLEGGFDAPIVGTPATLAVTRLSLEDSLQMQRASDGEVRAFLRRFDALSRPAPYGTPHPLLPGVTLAFHEAGHILGSASVELRSARSRVVLSGDLGRPNAPILRDPNTTWDTSRPLDVAVVETTYGDREHAHGHDDVRADLERVLLDAYANKSRVLVPSFAIGRTQTLLYILNELVEDGRVPAFPVALDTPMGLSVTDTYKRFSRIFDRESLDRLAHGDSDVLDWETLFVVKKGRDSTRLRDLPGPLLIIAGSGMCTGGRILRHLIDGLPDPSTVVLFVGFQAEGTPGRRIQDAAKAGGKVAIDGEEVLVRARIESLRGLSAHADRGELLAWLRHLPTPKVLALHHGDEDAQRSFATYVTEKGLTP; translated from the coding sequence ATGACCGAGGTCGTCGCGTGCGAGAAGATCCATAAGCTCCCCGACGGCCAGCTCACGCTGCTCGGGGCATGGCGCACGGTCACGGGCGCCATGTCGCACGTCGAGCTCGGCGGCCGCGCGGTGCTGGTCGACTGCGGCGCGCCGCAGGGCCGCGACGCCCGCGGCTTCCGTATGCCCGACGCCGCGCGTGACGTGAGCGCGGTCGTGCTCACGCACGGGCACAACGACCACGTCGGCAGCCTCCCCGCGCTGCTCGAGGGCGGCTTCGACGCGCCGATCGTCGGCACCCCCGCGACGCTGGCGGTGACCCGCCTCTCTCTCGAGGACAGCCTGCAGATGCAGCGCGCCTCCGACGGAGAGGTGCGCGCGTTCCTTCGGCGCTTCGACGCGCTCTCTCGACCCGCGCCGTACGGCACGCCGCACCCGCTGCTCCCCGGCGTCACGCTCGCGTTCCACGAGGCGGGGCACATCCTCGGCTCGGCGAGCGTGGAGCTCCGCTCGGCGCGGTCGCGCGTCGTCCTGTCCGGCGACCTCGGCCGCCCGAACGCGCCCATCCTGCGCGATCCGAACACCACGTGGGACACGTCCCGGCCGCTCGACGTCGCCGTCGTCGAGACCACCTACGGCGACCGCGAGCACGCCCACGGGCACGACGACGTGCGCGCCGATCTGGAGCGCGTGCTCCTCGACGCGTACGCCAACAAGAGCCGCGTCCTCGTGCCGAGCTTCGCCATCGGCCGCACGCAGACCCTCCTCTACATCTTGAACGAGCTCGTCGAGGACGGCCGCGTCCCTGCGTTCCCCGTGGCGCTCGACACGCCCATGGGGCTCTCGGTGACGGACACGTACAAGCGCTTCTCACGCATCTTCGACCGCGAGAGCCTCGACCGTCTCGCCCACGGCGACAGCGACGTGCTCGACTGGGAGACCCTCTTCGTCGTCAAGAAGGGGCGCGACTCCACCAGGCTGCGTGATTTGCCTGGCCCGCTGCTCATCATCGCCGGGAGCGGCATGTGCACCGGAGGCCGCATCCTGAGGCACCTCATCGACGGCCTGCCGGACCCGAGCACCGTCGTCCTGTTCGTGGGCTTCCAGGCCGAGGGCACGCCCGGCCGGCGCATCCAAGACGCGGCCAAGGCGGGCGGGAAGGTCGCTATCGACGGCGAGGAGGTGCTGGTCCGCGCGCGGATCGAGAGCCTGAGAGGCCTCTCCGCCCACGCCGATCGGGGCGAGCTGCTCGCCTGGCTCCGTCACCTGCCCACCCCCAAGGTGCTGGCCCTCCACCACGGCGACGAGGACGCGCAGCGGAGCTTCGCGACCTACGTGACCGAGAAGGGTCTCACTCCGTGA
- a CDS encoding L,D-transpeptidase yields MGAIVPRKGGPIANGECPAPGGFVHIEPAGYVCVGKSATLDLETPLVRASSVRPDLRKPLPYAYGFVRAVAPQYLRVPTKDMQLKSEMSLKEHLAKFEKKREELNAVVLGANDVEVFGYKPEKLSTAMTQAELFGGKGEADPPPFWLEGTSRNIPNVSGFTVPPGAIFANRVLRHSGLAFVGFFNTDKDHLNRPFAITVDLRLIPTTKVKPDTASRFHGVELEGFGFPMAFLRVDDGTKKARTAVKLTGQARGKGTDQERELVGGRWLKSKDLHVARPPAELPAAAAKGEKWIDVSIENQVLVLWEGKKPVYATLVSTGQDGARDPKTTKSTVQGTFRIKNKHITSTMDSNERSGGSSGGGPSPGGGGEPGHKQPPRDKDGKQLRRGAGSFELRDVPWVQFFEGAYALHAAYWHDVFGTARSHGCVNLAPIDARRIFMWSDPPVPEGWHGFTSTDNKGTTVHVRY; encoded by the coding sequence ATGGGCGCGATCGTGCCGAGGAAGGGCGGGCCGATCGCGAACGGGGAGTGCCCGGCCCCCGGGGGCTTCGTGCACATCGAGCCGGCGGGCTACGTGTGTGTCGGCAAGAGCGCGACCCTCGACCTCGAGACGCCGCTCGTGCGCGCGTCCAGCGTCCGCCCCGACCTCCGAAAGCCGCTGCCCTACGCCTATGGGTTCGTTCGGGCGGTCGCGCCGCAGTACCTCCGCGTTCCCACGAAGGACATGCAGCTGAAGAGCGAGATGAGCCTGAAGGAGCACCTCGCCAAGTTCGAGAAGAAGCGCGAGGAGCTCAACGCCGTGGTGCTCGGCGCGAACGACGTCGAGGTCTTCGGGTACAAGCCCGAGAAGCTCTCCACGGCGATGACCCAGGCCGAGCTCTTCGGCGGCAAGGGAGAGGCGGATCCACCCCCGTTCTGGCTCGAGGGCACGAGCCGAAACATCCCCAACGTGTCGGGGTTCACCGTGCCGCCCGGCGCCATCTTCGCGAACCGGGTGCTGCGGCACTCGGGCCTCGCGTTCGTGGGCTTCTTCAACACCGACAAAGACCACCTGAACCGCCCGTTCGCCATCACGGTCGATCTACGCCTCATCCCCACCACGAAGGTGAAGCCCGACACGGCCTCGCGCTTCCATGGCGTCGAGCTCGAGGGGTTCGGCTTTCCCATGGCGTTCTTGCGTGTCGACGACGGCACGAAGAAGGCGCGGACGGCGGTGAAGCTCACCGGGCAGGCGCGCGGAAAAGGCACGGACCAGGAGCGCGAGCTCGTAGGTGGGCGCTGGCTCAAGTCCAAAGATCTCCACGTCGCCCGCCCGCCCGCGGAGCTGCCCGCCGCGGCGGCGAAGGGCGAGAAGTGGATCGACGTCTCCATCGAGAACCAGGTGCTCGTCCTCTGGGAGGGCAAGAAACCCGTGTATGCTACACTTGTGTCGACCGGGCAGGACGGCGCCCGGGATCCGAAGACGACCAAGTCCACCGTGCAGGGCACGTTCCGCATCAAGAACAAGCACATCACCTCCACGATGGACTCGAACGAGCGCTCCGGCGGCAGCTCCGGCGGCGGCCCGAGCCCCGGTGGTGGGGGTGAGCCCGGGCACAAGCAGCCGCCGCGCGACAAGGACGGCAAGCAGCTCCGGCGCGGCGCGGGCAGCTTCGAGCTCCGCGACGTGCCTTGGGTGCAGTTCTTCGAGGGCGCCTACGCGCTCCACGCCGCCTACTGGCACGACGTCTTCGGCACCGCGCGCAGCCACGGCTGCGTGAACCTCGCGCCCATCGACGCGAGGCGCATCTTCATGTGGAGCGATCCGCCCGTGCCCGAGGGCTGGCACGGGTTCACCTCCACCGACAACAAGGGCACCACGGTCCACGTTCGCTACTGA
- a CDS encoding methyltransferase: MRSRDEHSAFLERNTTRARVPLVPELTVRVAAEVTPLWHATEAWLAEVGLEPPFWAFPWAGGQALARYVLDTPACVAGRAVVDFASGSGLVALAAARAGARSVLALDVDPLAESAARQNADDNGLALAFETADRVGESLRGVDVLLAGDVFYDPSDTPRFVEWFRMLTNDGVRVLVGDPGRAYAPREGVRVLLEVDVPVPEELEGRRSLRARVLELTCRDVSP, from the coding sequence GTGAGGTCCCGCGACGAGCACAGCGCCTTCCTCGAGCGGAACACGACCCGCGCGCGGGTGCCCCTCGTGCCCGAGCTCACGGTGCGGGTCGCCGCCGAGGTCACCCCGCTCTGGCATGCGACCGAGGCCTGGCTCGCCGAGGTGGGGCTCGAGCCGCCCTTCTGGGCGTTCCCCTGGGCCGGTGGCCAGGCGCTCGCGCGGTACGTGCTCGACACCCCCGCGTGCGTGGCGGGTCGCGCGGTGGTCGACTTCGCCTCGGGCTCGGGCCTCGTGGCGCTCGCCGCCGCGCGCGCGGGCGCCCGCTCGGTGCTCGCGCTCGACGTCGATCCGCTCGCGGAGAGCGCCGCGCGGCAGAACGCCGACGACAACGGGCTCGCCCTCGCCTTCGAGACCGCCGATCGGGTCGGCGAGTCGCTGCGCGGAGTGGACGTGCTCCTCGCGGGCGACGTGTTCTACGACCCGTCGGACACACCGCGTTTTGTCGAGTGGTTTCGAATGCTTACGAACGACGGGGTCCGCGTGTTGGTGGGGGATCCTGGCCGCGCGTACGCGCCGCGCGAGGGCGTGCGTGTGCTCCTCGAGGTCGACGTCCCGGTGCCGGAGGAGCTCGAGGGGCGGCGCAGCCTGCGCGCGCGCGTCCTCGAGCTCACCTGCCGCGACGTGAGCCCGTGA
- a CDS encoding metallophosphoesterase translates to MIESLLDAAYVGGWPARVWGATRRSRDVREVHAEVVGPRGLRPLRVSFASDLHLGPTTSPYTLDRAFALLAAARPDVLLLGGDYVFLHASREKARALGRRVAGVGARTTLAVLGNHDLWTTHAHLEAALTDAGARVLVNECHRLGAPHDGVAVVGLDDPWTGRPDATTAFAGVGDARVVLVLCHAAEGLLACAAGGHRFDLFVCGHTHGGHVATPLGAPVVPGRVGRVLVSGEHSTPAGRVLISRGVGATELPFRAWAPPDVLHVAVVPEGGEATTGA, encoded by the coding sequence GTGATTGAGTCGCTCCTCGACGCCGCCTACGTGGGCGGCTGGCCCGCGCGAGTCTGGGGCGCGACCCGCAGGTCGCGGGACGTCCGCGAGGTGCACGCGGAGGTCGTCGGGCCGCGCGGGCTCAGGCCGCTCCGCGTGTCGTTCGCGTCCGACCTCCACCTTGGCCCCACCACCTCTCCCTACACGCTCGATCGAGCGTTCGCGCTCCTGGCCGCGGCTCGCCCCGACGTGCTGCTGCTCGGCGGGGACTACGTGTTTCTCCACGCGTCGAGGGAGAAGGCGCGCGCGCTCGGCCGGCGCGTCGCGGGCGTCGGGGCACGAACCACGCTCGCCGTGCTCGGCAACCACGACCTGTGGACCACCCACGCGCACCTCGAAGCGGCGCTCACCGACGCCGGCGCGCGGGTGCTCGTCAACGAGTGCCACAGACTGGGCGCGCCACACGACGGGGTCGCGGTCGTGGGCCTCGACGACCCGTGGACGGGCCGCCCCGACGCCACCACCGCGTTCGCGGGGGTGGGCGACGCGCGCGTGGTGCTCGTCCTCTGCCACGCGGCCGAGGGGCTGCTCGCCTGCGCGGCCGGCGGACACCGGTTCGATCTGTTCGTGTGCGGCCACACCCACGGTGGCCACGTCGCGACGCCGCTCGGCGCGCCCGTGGTGCCGGGTCGTGTCGGGCGCGTCCTCGTGAGCGGGGAGCACTCCACGCCCGCGGGGCGAGTGCTCATCTCGCGCGGCGTGGGCGCCACCGAGTTACCTTTCCGCGCCTGGGCACCGCCGGACGTCCTCCACGTCGCGGTCGTGCCCGAGGGCGGCGAGGCGACGACCGGCGCGTAG